One Pirellulales bacterium genomic window, ACTTCGCCTGCTTCGACCATCAGCCAAAAGCCCCGAGGATTCGTGGACAACACGCGGAGCGCCGCGCGCGTCATGTCGGCCAATGTCGGATTCTCGTGCCGATCTTCTGCGGAATAGACTTCGGCCAGTTTCCGCACCCCGACCGCAGGATCGTACTGGCCGTCGGCGGTCGCAAACGGAAGATGACCGGTCTTTGCGCCAAAGAAACCAAACAGTCGCTGGCCGTGCTGGCCGGCGTCGTCAGCGGCAGTCGCGAGTGCCTCGGGGCCATTTCTTCCCGCTTCGCGCTGTACGACCCGATAATTGCCGCCGTGCCTGACGTCGATGCGCTGCAGGTCGTCCGAGGCGATGTATTTGTTGCCAGGGATGAAGTTCGTTCCCTGTTTACGGTCGTCCTCCACGACTTCACCCCATCCTGCCCCGAGTAGAACATCCACTCCGGACAACGGCTCGTGGCGATGAGCGACTGAAGGCAGGCCAAGCAGATCGCGTGTCAAATCCTGAAAGTCGTCCCGCGATACGTTGTGAGCATAAGCGCAGGCGGGGGTCGCATGGCTGATGGGCACGCTGGTTATGACACCAACCGAATAACCCTTCGATTGAAACTCGTGGGAGACCGGCGCTACCTGCCGACCATGAGGACCGACATTGATCGAAACGTTATAGGTCTTGATGCCGGCACACAGACTAGTGGCCGACGCCGCCGAGTCCGTCACTGCATGAGGGCATTCGCGCGATCGACCGATCAGGTACGCCGGATCGTCACCGATGGCCCAGGGTGCCGCTCCGCCATGTTGCGCGTTGTAGCCGCCATACATGTTGGCCGTGGCCGGCAATACGGTCTGGGCGTTAACGTCGATGCTCGTTGCGTCGCTCGCCGGAGATGACACGAAATAGCCAAAATCGGTTTTCGTGCCGCGATAATCCTGAAAGTGCAAACCCGTGCCGCGCCCTTCGGTGTAGCCGACTTTACCCGCCTTATAGATCGCGGCGGCCTGCGTCGTTTGCCAATCCATGCCGTCGAAGATGATCAGCACAACATACTTTTTCCCTGAGACCAGCGCGGCGCGTTGTAATCGAGCAATGTCCGTCTGATCGAGATACTCGGCATGCGGATTCAGCGTTTGGTCAGGCAGTCGGCCATACAACTGCTCGAGACGTTTGGCGTCGCGGTAGACGCTTCGGTCGCCTTGGAAATCCTCCATACTGATGCCGAACGTGTAGGCCGGAATCAATCGGTTCGAGTGGTTGGTCCAGCCCGTGTAGATGCCAGGATCGGTCCCCCAATACCCCCACGGCGCGTGATTTTTCGTAACCGCCTGGGATTGCAAATCCCGCAGGAAATCCGCCGCCTCAACAAAAGATACCGTGCAAGCGGAAAGCAATATTGGCAAGAAGGCAGTCCAGCGGCCGGATCGAAAGAAACTCATAGCAAGACTCTGCGGGCGGGGCTTGGCATGGATCGGGGCGGGGCACATAACGTTGCGAACGGAATTGGCAAACGCACAGTGTAATCCAAAGGCGATCTGACGGAATGCATAGCGCCGCCCGCCCCCCATAAATGCAATAGCGCAGTTGGCAATCCATCCGGACCTCTCACGGAACCTTAATGTTCCGCAATCGTCGGGCTTCCTTGCCCACGGGCGGCAAACCTTCGAGAATATCCCGTCTGTCGAATCACGCGTTCCCCATTCTGGCATTTTGCCAGGGAGATATTCCAATCGTGGACAATGCCTCGCCCGCTCGAACGATTGCCCAGATGCTCAACGGCCAGGTCCTGACTCAAGCGATTTATGTCGCCGCGCGGCTGGACATTGCGGGTCTGTTGTCCGACACCCCGCGCATGGCCGAGGAATTGGCCGCCTCGACGAAAACTCATGCGCCGTCGCTGTATCGATTGCTGCGAACGCTCGCCAGCCTGGGGATCTTCCGCGAGGACGAGCAACATAAATTCCACCTCACGCCGCTCGCCGAGTGCCTCAAGAAAGACGCCCCGGAATCGCAGTGGGCGTTTGCGATGATGATCGGGGACGAGCCTTCCAAGGCCTGGCAGAATCTACTCTACAGCGTGCAAACCGGCGGTTGCGCATTTGAAAAGACCTTTGGCGAGCCGCTCTTCGATTTCCTGGGCAAGCATCCAGAGAAAGCCCGCATCTTCGACGCCGCTATGACCAGCGTGCATGGCCGTGAAAGCAAGGCCATGCTTGACGCCTACGATCTGGCCGACGTCGGAACGTTCGTTGATGTCGGGGGCGGAAATGGCAAGACTTTGGCGAGCGTGCTCGAACGTTATCCTGCCATGCGAGGCATCCTCTTCGATTTGCCTCACGTGGTGCAGGCCGCCGAGCCGAACTTTCGCGCTGCAAAAGTCGACGCACGGACGAAGCTGGTGGGCGGCAGTTTTTTCGAATCGATCCCCGCCGGGGGCGATGCCTACCTCGTACGGCACATCATCCACGACTGGTACGACGAGCAGTCGAAACAGATTCTGAGCAATTGCCGCCAGGCGATGCATGCCAAGGCCAGGCTGCTGGTTGTGGAAAGCGTCATTCTGCCCGGCAACGAACCATCGGTCGGCAAAATGCTCGACCTCGCGATGATGGTTTTGCCTGGCGGCATGGAACGCACCGAGGACCAATACCGCACGCTTCTAGGGCAGTCTGGCCTGAAATTGGAACGGATCGTTCCGACCGCGGCCGACGTGAGCGTGATCGAAGCGCGGCCGGTTTAGATTCGGCCATGATGCATGACGTCCTCCCGTCATGTGCCCTTAGGCTGGCACGACTTCCAGGATTCGCACTTCGTCACCGACGCGGATATCTCCCTCGGTGGTGAGCGGGCTGAGTCGCGTATTCACCGTTAGGCGATAATAGTGATCGAAGCGCTCCGTCACGGTCCAAGCCGGGAGCGTCGCCTGCCGATGTTCGGCAAATAGCCGTGCGAACCGCGGATAGATTGCGGCTGTCCGCGGATGTCGGGTGGGCACGATGCAGCGTTGGCAAGCCGTCACGCCTTCGAGAATCACGTCACCGATCGCGAAACGCACGACATGCTGTCGGTCGGCCACTAGCCGATCCTCGCAAAACGGTGCGTCGCCATCGAATTCGAGATTAGCCCGGAAGCGGCTGCGAACGTCCTCGACGGTGAATCCGGGATACCAGCCCGTGACTTCTTCGATCGATTGCCGGCTGACAATCGTCGGGCCGGGCGAGTCGGTGTCGTCTGGGAACCCGGCGCGATCGTTCTCGACGACCATGACCGGCTCTTCAAAGAAATCTGCCAGCCAGGCGTTTAACTGTTCTCTGTCATCAGCCAGAACAAACTCCGCCTCTCGGCCATCGATCTCGGAGACGAGCCGCACGCTGGCCGCATCGACGGCGAAGTGAGCCCGCAAATAATGAACGGCCGGGTTGGTTTTTCCGCTGATCCAGTCGCCGCGAGCACTGCGCATTGCGAAGCGCCGATCGTTCGCCAGCGCGCTGGTGGGCAACACCTGGGTGGACTCGAGCGAAATGCCGTCGAGCGACTTGATCGGATAGACCACAATACGCGACAGACGAAAATTCACGATCCGTCTCGCATCGTTAGCTCGACGAGGCATACCGGTCGTCGACTAGAACATCGTGTAGATAAACGGTGCTGCGCCCGTGCCGGCCAGCAATACCAGAATTCCAACCATGCCAATCACGGTCAGAATCGGCAGCAACCACCACTTTTTATTCTGCCCCAGGAAGTATAGGAACTCGTTTATTAGCCCGCTACGTCCCTGGCCTTTCAGCTCTTGAAACGAGTTGTCGGGTTCGACGAGAGTTGAAAGCTTTGTGCTCACGGCCAGATCCCTCCAGCGGCGGAAAAGAATGTTCGTTTGCGATCAATTTAAGACTGCCGGAAGTAGCTCTCTGGCCCCGCCGGCTGTGTCTTCGGTTGCCAATATGAGCTCACATTGCGATCGACACGCCGCTCCAGGGCGTCGCGTCCCATGAGCCGAAAGATCAGGCTCACCGGTAAGAACATGCCAAAGTAGATCACCGCCAGCACGATCTCGCCGACCACAAGGCCGATGGGCAGCGTCACCAACGTCGCGCCGACAAACGGCCATCGCAGCGTCTGGGGGCGAACGACGGCCAAGACCGCGGCGATAACTCCCAGGGCAGCCAGCGTGACGATCGCCGTACCCTGCGCGTGTGTGACGGCGGCCGGCCAAGGCTTGCCGCTAAACAGCCATCCCGCCAGTGGCAGCGCGACAAGCGCGATCGCGCCGAATTGTCGTAATTGGCGGTCCGAAGGTTTCCAAGCGATATCAATCAAGGCCATCGGCTGATTTCCTCGCTAATCCAGTTGAAACTGTGCCAGATGCTTGGCGCGGTCTTCCTGCGCGACCTGCGGCTGCTCGTCGCGGACGATGATCTGCCGCCCCATGACCAGCACGTCCATGTCAGTCATCAGCAGACAACGATAGGCATCATCCGGCGTACAGACGATCGGCTCGCTGCGCACGTTGAAGCTGGTGTTAATCAGCACCGGACAGCCGGTCTTTTCATAGAACCGGGTCAATAACCGGTGAAAGAGCGGATTGCGCACCCGATCGATCGTTTGCACGCGCGCCGAATAATCGACGTGCGTGATCGC contains:
- a CDS encoding alkaline phosphatase is translated as MSFFRSGRWTAFLPILLSACTVSFVEAADFLRDLQSQAVTKNHAPWGYWGTDPGIYTGWTNHSNRLIPAYTFGISMEDFQGDRSVYRDAKRLEQLYGRLPDQTLNPHAEYLDQTDIARLQRAALVSGKKYVVLIIFDGMDWQTTQAAAIYKAGKVGYTEGRGTGLHFQDYRGTKTDFGYFVSSPASDATSIDVNAQTVLPATANMYGGYNAQHGGAAPWAIGDDPAYLIGRSRECPHAVTDSAASATSLCAGIKTYNVSINVGPHGRQVAPVSHEFQSKGYSVGVITSVPISHATPACAYAHNVSRDDFQDLTRDLLGLPSVAHRHEPLSGVDVLLGAGWGEVVEDDRKQGTNFIPGNKYIASDDLQRIDVRHGGNYRVVQREAGRNGPEALATAADDAGQHGQRLFGFFGAKTGHLPFATADGQYDPAVGVRKLAEVYSAEDRHENPTLADMTRAALRVLSTNPRGFWLMVEAGEVDWANHDDNLDNSIGAVMCGDAAFHAVTDWVEEHNCWNDTAVILTADHGHYLHLTDPKALLEPAPPSGEGR
- a CDS encoding methyltransferase; this translates as MDNASPARTIAQMLNGQVLTQAIYVAARLDIAGLLSDTPRMAEELAASTKTHAPSLYRLLRTLASLGIFREDEQHKFHLTPLAECLKKDAPESQWAFAMMIGDEPSKAWQNLLYSVQTGGCAFEKTFGEPLFDFLGKHPEKARIFDAAMTSVHGRESKAMLDAYDLADVGTFVDVGGGNGKTLASVLERYPAMRGILFDLPHVVQAAEPNFRAAKVDARTKLVGGSFFESIPAGGDAYLVRHIIHDWYDEQSKQILSNCRQAMHAKARLLVVESVILPGNEPSVGKMLDLAMMVLPGGMERTEDQYRTLLGQSGLKLERIVPTAADVSVIEARPV
- a CDS encoding MOSC N-terminal beta barrel domain-containing protein, which encodes MNFRLSRIVVYPIKSLDGISLESTQVLPTSALANDRRFAMRSARGDWISGKTNPAVHYLRAHFAVDAASVRLVSEIDGREAEFVLADDREQLNAWLADFFEEPVMVVENDRAGFPDDTDSPGPTIVSRQSIEEVTGWYPGFTVEDVRSRFRANLEFDGDAPFCEDRLVADRQHVVRFAIGDVILEGVTACQRCIVPTRHPRTAAIYPRFARLFAEHRQATLPAWTVTERFDHYYRLTVNTRLSPLTTEGDIRVGDEVRILEVVPA
- a CDS encoding DUF5989 family protein, whose product is MSTKLSTLVEPDNSFQELKGQGRSGLINEFLYFLGQNKKWWLLPILTVIGMVGILVLLAGTGAAPFIYTMF
- a CDS encoding SxtJ family membrane protein — its product is MALIDIAWKPSDRQLRQFGAIALVALPLAGWLFSGKPWPAAVTHAQGTAIVTLAALGVIAAVLAVVRPQTLRWPFVGATLVTLPIGLVVGEIVLAVIYFGMFLPVSLIFRLMGRDALERRVDRNVSSYWQPKTQPAGPESYFRQS